In Nymphaea colorata isolate Beijing-Zhang1983 chromosome 5, ASM883128v2, whole genome shotgun sequence, one genomic interval encodes:
- the LOC116254147 gene encoding protein SMAX1-LIKE 7-like has protein sequence MPTPLSSVQQCLTPESAKVLDDAVAVARRRNHAQTTSLHVVSALLAIPSSGFREACIRSRFIYSNNRLHSRALELCFSVALDRLPSSHGADDPPISNSLMAAIKRAQAIQRRFSADVAAATAAAAAAAVQSYQQPLSSVKVELQQLILSILDDPIVSRVMAEAGFRSNDVKLSIERPQPPPRFFHRPPLFLCNIVDEPRFSPFTSATAMSTASAAATTPDGFSHCSVKLADVLMADKKRNPLLLSMVGGSGDGLVRDFLAAVEKGEVPEGIKGMKVASLEKELVAKDTDSLKTKLGDVRDMVEGCSRPGVLLNLGDLKCFVDCPAFASSSFLVFVVSAVAQLVAAYQSASKRLWLLATATYEIFMQCQTCYPSMEDDWDLHPLPISSLRPPPRLFPKSSLMESFVPFGGLFATASELKAPLTTSYESMTSWPQSDKNEIGTISSRTAPSAVDNDGVPPWLQGAKVACPSTEPKSTLATDDESVLNAEGDGLHKKESESCRQIHGSFLSHGLDTYRRVGSSSSDCTPLCNTDLGVQSQTQWLGASLEKLTKQSCLLPIPSTRSDSAASQQPRPQGTGRSIDLLPEKYLPGEHHELPSSRTPVTTELALGTLFGPRVVEERDPLMHKGHLKDLSNFTPFKLDLTTGSRPYLRQPSFFHGIDDFNREANTLHRCSPVGKCGSELRTGNVSSSLDSPGRRSDDLTAQFDTSYFKTLCKDLSEKVGRQKDAIYDISTTIMEHRVGNERRHQGASLRGDIWLCFLGLDCVGKKRVASALAETLFGSTKNLISINLSSHGVVADSNLIFGHQQIDGYDIRFRGKTTVDYIAEEISKKPLSVIFLENLDKADLLVQSSLSRAIKTGKFSDSRGKEIGINNSIVVMTAKAAKGQECIFGADAGKYSEERILKAKAWQMHISVEHANDDLCGKQEIHVSGHISKRRDVFGEENKHGALKMTKRLHRLPSMSFDLNISLDESGESSPIHSGNDSNETISENEEEWMDEFVASVHKSVAFKPFNFDNLADDILKQMTKRFESVLGTTARLEIDPRAMDQILAVVWLAEKRCAFDDWVECVLGNGFLEVKKKHAISSAMVVKLVVCPNQFLVEQAPGVCLPAKVLLN, from the exons ATGCCGACGCCGTTGAGCAGCGTACAGCAGTGCCTGACACCGGAATCCGCCAAGGTACTGGACGATGCCGTCGCCGTGGCTCGCCGTCGCAACCACGCCCAGACGACGTCTTTGCACGTCGTCTCGGCGTTGCTGGCGATACCCTCTTCGGGCTTCCGAGAAGCGTGCATCCGCTCCCGCTTTATCTACTCGAACAACCGCCTCCACTCCCGCGCCCTGGAGCTCTGCTTCAGCGTGGCGCTCGACCGCCTGCCTTCCTCCCACGGTGCGGATGACCCACCGATCTCCAACTCCCTCATGGCCGCCATCAAGCGCGCCCAGGCTATCCAACGCCGATTCTCCGCGGACGTTGCCGCCGCCACcgctgctgctgcagcggcggcGGTCCAGAGCTACCAACAGCCCCTCTCCTCTGTCAAGGTGGAGTTGCAGCAGCTCATCCTCTCCATCCTCGACGACCCTATCGTCAGCAGAGTGATGGCCGAGGCCGGCTTCCGCAGCAACGACGTCAAGCTTTCGATCGAGAGGCCCCAGCCCCCGCCCCGCTTCTTCCACCGACCGCCTCTCTTCCTTTGCAATATTGTCGACGAGCCTCGTTTCTCTCCCTTCACCTCTGCAACGGCGATGTCGACGGCGTCAGCAGCGGCGACGACTCCGGATGGCTTCAGCCATTGCTCCGTCAAGCTCGCGGATGTTCTGATGGCAGACAAGAAAAGGAACCCTTTGTTACTCAGCATGGTGGGCGGTTCCGGCGACGGGTTGGTCCGTGACTTTCTGGCTGCCGTCGAGAAGGGAGAGGTCCCCGAAGGAATCAAGGGGATGAAGGTCGCCTCCTTGGAGAAGGAATTGGTCGCAAAGGATACCGATTCTCTCAAGACCAAACTGGGTGATGTGCGCGACATGGTGGAGGGATGCTCAAGACCCGGTGTGCTCCTGAACCTCGGTGATTTGAAGTGCTTCGTCGATTGTCCTGCTTTCGCGTCGTCTTCGTTCCTCGTGTTCGTGGTCTCGGCGGTCGCGCAGCTAGTGGCTGCCTACCAATCGGCTTCAAAGAGGCTTTGGTTGCTAGCCACGGCGACGTACGAGATCTTTATGCAATGCCAGACATGCTATCCTTCCATGGAAGATGATTGGGATCTCCATCCGCTCCCAATTAGCTCTCTGAGACCGCCTCCCCGATTGTTCCCCAAGTCCAG CTTGATGGAGTCATTTGTCCCATTTGGTGGTTTATTTGCAACTGCTTCTGAACTGAAAGCTCCATTGACCACCAGTTATGAGTCAATGACCTCTTGGCCACAGTCTGATAAGAATGAGATTGGCACCATTTCCAGCAGAACTGCACCCTCAGCAGTTGACAATGATGGCGTCCCTCCCTGGCTGCAAGGAGCAAAAGTTGCATGTCCCTCCACAGAGCCGAAATCAACACTG GCCACAGATGATGAGAGTGTGTTGAATGCTGAAGGAGATGGTTTACATAAGAAGGAAAGTGAATCATGTCGGCAGATTCACGGTAGCTTTCTTTCACACGGTTTGGATACTTATCGCCGTGTAGGCTCATCATCGTCAGACTGTACACCTTTGTGCAACACTGACTTGGGAGTTCAAAGTCAAACCCAGTGGCTCGGTGCTTCCCTTGAAAAGCTTACTAAACAGAGCTGCTTATTGCCGATCCCATCTACTCGTTCTGATTCTGCGGCTAGTCAACAGCCTAGGCCACAGGGAACAGGAAGGAGCATTGACCTGCTTCCAGAGAAGTACTTACCTGGAGAACATCATGAACTTCCATCCTCCAGAACACCAGTTACAACGGAATTAGCATTGGGAACACTTTTTGGTCCTCGGGTGGTGGAAGAAAGGGATCCTTTGATGCATAAAGGACACTTGAAGGATCTCTCCAACTTTACACCTTTCAAGCTTGATTTGACTACGGGAAGTCGACCTTATCTGAGACAGCCTTCTTTCTTTCATGGTATAGATGATTTCAATAGAGAGGCAAATACACTGCACAGGTGCTCTCCTGTTGGAAAATGTGGCAGTGAACTTCGGACAGGAAATGTCAGTAGCTCTCTCGATTCACCAGGCCGGAGATCTGATGATTTGACTGCACAATTTGATACAAGCTATTTTAAGACACTTTGCAAGGATCTTAGTGAAAAAGTTGGGCGACAAAAGGATGCTATATATGATATCTCTACTACTATAATGGAACACAGAGTAGGCAATGAACGGCGTCACCAAGGTGCAAGCTTAAGGGGGGATATATGGCTCTGTTTTCTTGGTCTAGATTGTGTTGGGAAGAAGAGGGTTGCTTCAGCGCTTGCAGAAACATTATTTGGTAGCACAAAGAACTTAATTTCTATAAATCTGAGTTCCCATGGTGTGGTTGCTGACTcaaatttgatctttggccatcaACAGATTGATGGATATGACATAAGATTCAGAGGGAAAACAACAGTGGATTATATTGCGGAAGAAATATCAAAGAAGCCATTATCTGTTATTTTCTTAGAGAACTTGGACAAGGCGGATTTGTTGGTTCAAAGTAGTTTGTCTCGTGCAATCAAAACAGGAAAATTTTCAGATTCGCGTGGAAAAGAAATTGGGATCAATAACTCTATAGTTGTCATGACAGCAAAAGCAGCAAAaggtcaagaatgcatttttggaGCTGATGCAGGTAAATACTCAGAAGAGAGGATTCTAAAAGCCAAAGCTTGGCAAATGCATATTTCAGTAGAGCATGCAAATGATGATTTATGCGGTAAACAGGAAATCCATGTTTCAGGTCATATTAGCAAGCGTAGGGATGTTTTTGGTGAAGAGAATAAGCATGGGGCCTTGAAGATGACAAAGCGGCTGCATAGACTTCCAAGTATGTCATTTGACTTGAATATTTCGCTGGATGAGTCGGGAGAAAGCAGTCCAATTCATAGTGgcaatgattcaaatgaaaccATTTCTGAGAATGAAGAAGAATGGATGGACGAGTTTGTAGCCTCGGTACATAAAAGTGTAGCATTCAAGCCTTTCAACTTCGATAATCTTGCAGATGATATACTGAAGCAAATGACAAAAAGATTTGAAAGTGTATTGGGAACCACAGCTAGATTGGAAATTGATCCCAGGGCCATGGATCAAATACTTGCTGTTGTGTGGCTTGCAGAAAAAAGATGTGCTTTTGATGATTGGGTTGAATGTGTACTTGGCAATGGATTCCTTGAAGTTAAGAAGAAACATGCCATCTCATCTGCAATGGTTGTCAAACTTGTGGTTTGCCCAAACCAGTTTTTGGTGGAGCAGGCGCCTGGAGTCTGCCTTCCTGCTAAAGTCCTTCTCAATTGA